Proteins from one Cyclopterus lumpus isolate fCycLum1 chromosome 11, fCycLum1.pri, whole genome shotgun sequence genomic window:
- the pithd1 gene encoding PITH domain-containing protein 1 has translation MSGHGHGHGSGCEAEHEPAERGLEYGLYRRIDVEKLQCLNESREGDGKLVFKPWDRRKERDTYVESDADEELLFNIPFTGSVKLKGVIISGENDDSHPAEVRLYKNIPHMSFDDTGREPEQAFRLNRDPDAELEYPTKIARFSNVQHLSIHISKNFGSESTRVYYIGLRGEYSEAHRHEVTICNYEASANPADHKVESIIPQTNFIS, from the exons ATGTCGGGGCACGGTCACGGGCACGGCAGTGGGTGCGAGGCGGAGCACGAGCCCGCGGAGAGGGGCCTGGAGTACGGCCTGTACCGGCGGATCGACGTGGAGAAGCTGCAGTGCCTGAACGAGAGCAGAGAAGGGGACGGGAAGCTGGTGTTCAAACCGTGGGACCGGCGGAAGGAGCGGGACACG tATGTCGAGAGTGATGCAGATGAAGAGCTGCTGTTCAACATCCC TTTTACAGGCAGCGTGAAGCTGAAAGGCGTCATCATCTCTGGGGAAAATGACGACTCTCATCCAGCTGAGGTCCGACT GTACAAGAACATCCCCCACATGTCCTTCGATGACACCGGCAGAGAACCCGAGCAGGCCTTCAGACTCAACAGAGACCCTGATGCTGAGCTGGAGTATCCGACAAA GATCGCCCGTTTTTCCAACGTGCAGcacctctccatccacattTCCAAGAACTTTGGATCGGAGAGCACCCGGGTCTACTACATCGGTCTGAGGGGAGAATACTCAGAG GCTCACAGACATGAAGTGACAATCTGCAACTACGAGGCATCGGCCAACCCTGCAGATCACAAAGTGGAGAGCATCATCCCACAAACCAACTTCATTTCCTGA
- the sfpq gene encoding splicing factor, proline- and glutamine-rich isoform X3 → MSRFNNNRGGLGMNNFQQRRGGIGPGGPGGPMRGGLMGNPHFRNHPFQNQNQNRRGSNNFNQGLQTPQKPQPNQSLPIIPPPTPGPALTMKGPMQQQQEKPAVATPAAEPPKPTTPVAPPKTEPPVPKPNILASPPPNQPNKDQNQQLKSPIVNTNGQKPPPQPSPKSVPQQAQKPAPHQGHKTGPHQGMRTNPYQGQRMGPPPMRPRQEPEKMTTKNPSVFDGSHEKAFKATLSMLLKPGEKTYTQRCRLFIGNLPNDITEDDFKKLFAKYGEPSEVFINKIKGFGFIRLESRALAEIAKAELDDTPMKSRPLRVRFATHSAALSVKNLSPFVSNELLEEAFSQFGMVERSIVIVDDRGRSTGKGIVEFASKPAARKALDRCNEGVFLLTTSPRPVVVEPLEQFDDEDGLPEKLAQKNPRYQAEREEPPRFARPGTFEYEYSKRWKSLDDMEKQQRQQVEKNMREAREKLESEMEDAFHEHQANLLRQDLLRRQEELRRMEEVHSQEMQKRKEMQIRQEEERRRREEEMIRKREMEEQMRRQREENYRMGNYMDRDREMRMNPGGALGMGGGGGGGGDMPFGGANQKFPMGFEGQKGMGPAAGGLMGNEMRNERFAQGGPRGMGPGNPGFGRVREEFDGPAKKPRF, encoded by the exons ATGTCTCGATTTAACAATAATCGTGGCGGCCTAGGGATGAATAATTTCCAACAACGGAGAGGGGGCATTGGGCCCGGCGGACCCGGCGGGCCGATGCGGGGTGGGCTAATGGGAAACCCACATTTCAGAAACCATCCTTTCCAGAATCAGAACCAAAATCGGAGGGGTTCAAACAACTTCAATCAAGGACTACAGACTCCCCAGAAGCCGCAACCGAACCAGTCGCTGCCAATTATTCCTCCGCCAACTCCTGGTCCGGCTCTCACCATGAAAGGCccgatgcagcagcagcaggagaaacCGGCAGTGGCAACTCCAGCAGCAGAGCCGCCGAAACCGACAACCCCTGTGGCTCCGCCGAAGACTGAGCCACCTGTTCCTAAACCCAACATCCTGGCCTCCCCGCCACCTAACCAGCCGAACAAGGACCAGAACCAGCAGCTGAAGTCACCGATCGTAAATACTAACGGGCAGAAGCCGCCTCCACAACCCAGTCCTAAGTCCGTTCCCCAGCAGGCCCAGAAGCCAGCCCCTCATCAAGGCCATAAGACTGGGCCACACCAAGGCATGAGGACAAACCCATATCAAGGCCAGAGGATGGGGCCGCCGCCAATGAGGCCCAGGCAGGAGCCAgaaaaaatgaccacaaagaaccCATCCGTGTTCGATGGGAGTCACGAAAAG GCGTTCAAGGCAACGCTCTCCATGCTGCTGAAACCCGGTGAGAAGACGTACACGCAGCGCTGTCGCCTGTTCATCGGTAATCTGCCCAACGACATCACAGAGGACGATTTCAAGAAGCTGTTCGCCAAATATGGAGAACCCAGCGAGGTCTTCATCAACAAAATCAAAGGCTTTGGTTTCATCCGATTG GAGTCTCGCGCACTTGCTGAAATCGCAAAAGCCGAGTTGGACGACACACCAATGAAAAGCAGACCCCTGCGCGTCCGGTTTGCCACGCATTCTGCTGCTCTGTCCGTGAAGAATCTGTCTCCGTTCGTGTCCAACGAGCTTCTGGAAGAAGCTTTTTCGCAGTTCGGAATGGTCGAAAGGTCCATTGTCATCGTAGACGACCGCGGCCGCTCCACAGGCAAGGGCATTGTTGAGTTCGCCTCCAAACCTGCGGCCAGAAAGGCCCTAGATCGGTGCAACGAGGGCGTCTTCCTGCTCACCAC GTCACCCCGGCCCGTCGTGGTCGAGCCTCTGGAGCAgtttgatgatgaagatggtctTCCAGAAAAGCTGGCACAGAAGAACCCCAGATATCAAGC AGAGCGTGAGGAACCTCCCCGTTTTGCTCGTCCTGGCACCTTCGAATACGAGTACTCCAAGCGCTGGAAGTCCCTGGATgacatggagaagcagcagaggcagCAGGTGGAGAAGAACATGCGCGAGGCACGTGAGAAGCTGGAGAGCGAGATGGAGGATGCGTTCCACGAGCACCAGGCCAACCTGCTCAGACAAG ATCTGCTTAGGAGACAGGAGGAGCTACGACGCATGGAGGAGGTGCACAGTCAGGAGAtgcagaagaggaaggagatgcAGATCAG ACAAGAGGAAGAGCGCCGCCGGCGGGAAGAAGAAATGATTCgcaagagggagatggaggaacaGATGCGGCGCCAGCGTGAGGAGAACTACAGGATGGGCAACTACATGGAT CGGGACAGAGAAATGAGAATGAATCCCGGTGGAGCTTTGGGCAtgggtggtggcggtggtggtggtggtg ATATGCCCTTCGGTGGAGCCAACCAGAAGTTCCCCATGGGCTTTGAGGGGCAGAAGGGCATGGGACCAGCCGCAGGAGGCCTGATGGGCAACGAAATG CGCAACGAGCGCTTCGCCCAGGGCGGTCCTAGGGGAATGGGTCCTGGTAACCCCGGGTTCGGCAGGGTCCGCGAGGAGTTTGACGGTCCTGCTAAGAAACcccgcttttaa
- the lypla2 gene encoding acyl-protein thioesterase 2, with the protein MCGNNMSVPLLAEAVTISGMEKETAAVIFLHGLGDSGHGWADTLTGIQLPHVKFICPHAPPIPVTLNMKSMMPAWFDLMGLSPDCQEDESGIKKAADSIKAIIEHEVKNGIPPHRIMLGGFSQGGALSLYTALTCQHQLAGVVALSCWLPLHRSFPSASSGHKNIPILQCHGEMDAMIPAHFGAMTAEKLKFIVDPQMITFKTYPGLPHSSCPQEMAAVKEFIEKYLPRI; encoded by the exons ATGTGTGGCAACAACATGTCTGTGCCGCTTCTCGCCGAGGCTGTGACGATATCTGGGATGGAGAAGGAGACCGCGGCA GTGATCTTCCTTCATGGGTTAGGAGACTCAGG GCATGGGTGGGCAGACACTTTGACCGGGATCCAGCTGCCTCACGTTAAATTCATCTGCCCCCACGC gccCCCGATCCCCGTCACACTCAACATGAAGTCGATGATGCCCGCGTG gtttgaCCTCATGGGTCTCAGCCCCGACTGCCAGGAGGACGAGTCTGGAATCAAGAAGGCAGCAGACAGCA TCAAGGCCATAATCGAACACGAGGTCAAAAACGGGATCCCCCCCCACCGCATAATGCTGGGTGGCTTCTCACAG GGCGGGGCTTTGTCCTTGTATACCGCCTTGACCTGCCAGCATCAGTTGGCTGGCGTTGTGGCTCTCAGTTGCTGGCTACCACTCCACAGGAGTTTCCCATCG GCGTCCAGTGGCCATAAGAACATCCCGATCCTGCAGTGCCACGGCGAGATGGACGCCATGATACCGGCGCACTTTGGCGCCATGACGGCAGAAAAACTCAAATTCATTGTCGACCCTCAGATGATCACCTTCAAAACCTACCCAGGGCTCCCTCACAGCTCCTGTCctcag GAGATGGCGGCGGTAAAGGAATTTATCGAGAAGTATCTGCCCCGAATCTGA
- the sfpq gene encoding splicing factor, proline- and glutamine-rich isoform X1 — protein MSRFNNNRGGLGMNNFQQRRGGIGPGGPGGPMRGGLMGNPHFRNHPFQNQNQNRRGSNNFNQGLQTPQKPQPNQSLPIIPPPTPGPALTMKGPMQQQQEKPAVATPAAEPPKPTTPVAPPKTEPPVPKPNILASPPPNQPNKDQNQQLKSPIVNTNGQKPPPQPSPKSVPQQAQKPAPHQGHKTGPHQGMRTNPYQGQRMGPPPMRPRQEPEKMTTKNPSVFDGSHEKAFKATLSMLLKPGEKTYTQRCRLFIGNLPNDITEDDFKKLFAKYGEPSEVFINKIKGFGFIRLESRALAEIAKAELDDTPMKSRPLRVRFATHSAALSVKNLSPFVSNELLEEAFSQFGMVERSIVIVDDRGRSTGKGIVEFASKPAARKALDRCNEGVFLLTTSPRPVVVEPLEQFDDEDGLPEKLAQKNPRYQAEREEPPRFARPGTFEYEYSKRWKSLDDMEKQQRQQVEKNMREAREKLESEMEDAFHEHQANLLRQDLLRRQEELRRMEEVHSQEMQKRKEMQIRQEEERRRREEEMIRKREMEEQMRRQREENYRMGNYMDRDREMRMNPGGALGMGGGGGGGDMPFGGANQKFPMGFEGQKGMGPAAGGLMGNEMRNERFAQGGPRGMGPGNPGFGRVREEFDGPAKKPRF, from the exons ATGTCTCGATTTAACAATAATCGTGGCGGCCTAGGGATGAATAATTTCCAACAACGGAGAGGGGGCATTGGGCCCGGCGGACCCGGCGGGCCGATGCGGGGTGGGCTAATGGGAAACCCACATTTCAGAAACCATCCTTTCCAGAATCAGAACCAAAATCGGAGGGGTTCAAACAACTTCAATCAAGGACTACAGACTCCCCAGAAGCCGCAACCGAACCAGTCGCTGCCAATTATTCCTCCGCCAACTCCTGGTCCGGCTCTCACCATGAAAGGCccgatgcagcagcagcaggagaaacCGGCAGTGGCAACTCCAGCAGCAGAGCCGCCGAAACCGACAACCCCTGTGGCTCCGCCGAAGACTGAGCCACCTGTTCCTAAACCCAACATCCTGGCCTCCCCGCCACCTAACCAGCCGAACAAGGACCAGAACCAGCAGCTGAAGTCACCGATCGTAAATACTAACGGGCAGAAGCCGCCTCCACAACCCAGTCCTAAGTCCGTTCCCCAGCAGGCCCAGAAGCCAGCCCCTCATCAAGGCCATAAGACTGGGCCACACCAAGGCATGAGGACAAACCCATATCAAGGCCAGAGGATGGGGCCGCCGCCAATGAGGCCCAGGCAGGAGCCAgaaaaaatgaccacaaagaaccCATCCGTGTTCGATGGGAGTCACGAAAAG GCGTTCAAGGCAACGCTCTCCATGCTGCTGAAACCCGGTGAGAAGACGTACACGCAGCGCTGTCGCCTGTTCATCGGTAATCTGCCCAACGACATCACAGAGGACGATTTCAAGAAGCTGTTCGCCAAATATGGAGAACCCAGCGAGGTCTTCATCAACAAAATCAAAGGCTTTGGTTTCATCCGATTG GAGTCTCGCGCACTTGCTGAAATCGCAAAAGCCGAGTTGGACGACACACCAATGAAAAGCAGACCCCTGCGCGTCCGGTTTGCCACGCATTCTGCTGCTCTGTCCGTGAAGAATCTGTCTCCGTTCGTGTCCAACGAGCTTCTGGAAGAAGCTTTTTCGCAGTTCGGAATGGTCGAAAGGTCCATTGTCATCGTAGACGACCGCGGCCGCTCCACAGGCAAGGGCATTGTTGAGTTCGCCTCCAAACCTGCGGCCAGAAAGGCCCTAGATCGGTGCAACGAGGGCGTCTTCCTGCTCACCAC GTCACCCCGGCCCGTCGTGGTCGAGCCTCTGGAGCAgtttgatgatgaagatggtctTCCAGAAAAGCTGGCACAGAAGAACCCCAGATATCAAGC AGAGCGTGAGGAACCTCCCCGTTTTGCTCGTCCTGGCACCTTCGAATACGAGTACTCCAAGCGCTGGAAGTCCCTGGATgacatggagaagcagcagaggcagCAGGTGGAGAAGAACATGCGCGAGGCACGTGAGAAGCTGGAGAGCGAGATGGAGGATGCGTTCCACGAGCACCAGGCCAACCTGCTCAGACAAG ATCTGCTTAGGAGACAGGAGGAGCTACGACGCATGGAGGAGGTGCACAGTCAGGAGAtgcagaagaggaaggagatgcAGATCAG ACAAGAGGAAGAGCGCCGCCGGCGGGAAGAAGAAATGATTCgcaagagggagatggaggaacaGATGCGGCGCCAGCGTGAGGAGAACTACAGGATGGGCAACTACATGGAT CGGGACAGAGAAATGAGAATGAATCCCGGTGGAGCTTTGGGCAtgggtggtggcggtggtggtggtg ATATGCCCTTCGGTGGAGCCAACCAGAAGTTCCCCATGGGCTTTGAGGGGCAGAAGGGCATGGGACCAGCCGCAGGAGGCCTGATGGGCAACGAAATG CGCAACGAGCGCTTCGCCCAGGGCGGTCCTAGGGGAATGGGTCCTGGTAACCCCGGGTTCGGCAGGGTCCGCGAGGAGTTTGACGGTCCTGCTAAGAAACcccgcttttaa
- the eloa gene encoding elongin-A, with protein sequence MAEELLEAVDRLQSRLLENPEPRKLLKTLKRLGELPMTVDILVETGVGKNVNSFRKHQMAGEMAKGLVAKWKKLVPQSDRPNNVKEAPRSHMHSRGPEAGGDVGGHRRTREPSPEEEPSYMEEEEEEEEEVEVERGHHTNYSPSPPQHKHYSPPQRGGYQSDEYESPEPEPELEPEPEPEPEPEPEPEPSPPPPPLRKEVRLAKPNKEPNKNHHHGSHGDRNRDRDEERRQRHAQTSSARGGDGEGKNRSADRESPVAKSAKHSRKSTTHESKREEKKKGGDDGRPRVPKDSPPKEVEEDFETPTMSFESFLTYDAPTPVKKKKKQPPPPPPTPPPPSSSSTHSRLPHSSSTASSHRSHTPPPAPSSSSSSSSKGSKANGTQSSKRPHSGSNSSTGEKRKRVVEVVATLPEIPLPAIQPNYRPLPSLDVTPLSPQRRKVPVCNDEEDSGFTGKRFNSKMVVYSGSKTAYLPKMMTLYEQCIRVLQNNIDSIAEVGGVPFEILEPVLERCTPEQLYRIEQSNQWFTEESDELWMRHCQRDFKRETPQEYESWREMYLRLHDEREERLRMLTQNISSAHANKPKGRQVKMAFVNSVAKPPRDVRRRQEKFGTISGSSASSTAAAAPIKIRPATTDYSGELSRSSSSQLDPSPGSSRSFAPGGGAAAAAAAAGGGGVGGGPAARDKPQVKKIAPMMAKTIKAFKNRFSRR encoded by the exons ctCCTGAAGACATTGAAAAGACTCGGAGAGCTTCCCATGACCGTGGACATACTGGTG GAAACCGGAGTGGGGAAGAATGTCAATTCTTTTAGGAAGCATCAGATGGCTGGGGAGATGGCGAAAGGCCTCGTGGCCAAATGGAAGAAACTGGTTCCTCAGTCCGACAG ACCCAACAACGTGAAAGAGGCACCGcggtcacacatgcactctcGAGGCCCAGAGGCGGGTGGTGATGTAGGCGGCCACAGACGCACCCGGGAGCCCTCCCCCGAGGAAGAGCCCTCCTacatggaagaagaagaagaggaggaggaagaggtagaggtggagagaggccaTCACACAAACTACTCgccctcacctcctcaacacAAGCACTACAGCCCTCCGCAGCGAGGAGGCTACCAGTCGGACGAGTACGAGAGCCCCGAGCCTGAACCCGAGCTTGAACCTGAGCCTGAGCCTGAGCCCGAGCCCGAGCCCGAGCCTGAGcctagtcctcctcctcctcctcttcgcaAAGAGGTCCGCCTCGCCAAACCAAATAAAGAACCCAACAAAAACCACCACCACGGTTCCCACGGCGATAGAAACAGGGATAGGGACGAGGAGCGGCGGCAACGCCACGCACAGACGAGTAGTGCTCGAGGAGGAGACGGCGAAGGGAAGAACCGCAGCGCAGACAGAGAGAGTCCGGTAGCAAAGTCTGCCAAGCACAGCAGGAAGTCCACCACGCATGAGAgtaagagggaggagaagaagaaaggaggagacgaCG GGCGGCCGCGGGTGCCGAAGGACTCTCCGCCcaaggaggtggaagaggactTTGAGACTCCCACCATGTCCTTTGAGTCTTTCCTCACATATGACGCCCCCACGCccgtcaagaagaagaagaagcagccgccgccgccgccgcccacTCCGCCGCCACCGTCCTCGTCCTCGACACACAGTCGGCTgcctcactcctcctccacGGCATCCTCCCATCGTTCACACACCCCTCCgcctgccccctcctcctcatcctcctcttcctccaaaGGGAGCAAGGCCAACGGCACTCAGAGTTCCAAGAGGCCACATTCAGGCTCAAATTCGTCAACAGGGGAAAAACGCAAGCGG GTGGTTGAGGTTGTTGCGACTCTTCCTGAGATCCCCCTGCCGGCGATCCAACCCAATTACAGACCTCTGCCCTCCCTCGACGTCACACCACTGTCCCCTCAGAGACGGAAAg TTCCCGTCTGCAACGACGAGGAGGATTCCGGGTTCACGGGGAAGCGGTTCAACTCCAAGATGGTGGTCTACTCAGGATCAAAGACCGCCTACTTGCCCAAGATGATGACTCTGTACGAGCAGTGCATCCGGGTGCTGCAGAACAACATCGACT CCATCGCTGAGGTCGGAGGAGTGCCGTTCGAGATCTTGGAGCCGGTGCTGGAGCGGTGCACACCGGAGCAGCTGTACCGCATCGAGCAGAGCAACCAG tggtTCACGGAGGAATCTGACGAGCTGTGGATGCGCCATTGTCAGCGGGACTTTAAACGCGAGACGCCTCAGGAGTACGAGTCGTGGAGGGAGATGTATCTGAGGCTGCACGACGAGCGCGAGGAGCGACTGAGGATGCTCACCCAGAACATCTCCTCCGCCCACGCCAACAAGCCAAAAG GGCGCCAGGTCAAGATGGCGTTTGTGAATTCTGTCGCCAAGCCGCCGCGCGACGTCCGCCGCCGACAGGAGAAGTTCGGCACCATCAGTGGCTCGTCAGCTAGCTCCACCGCCGCTGCAGCTCCCATCAA AATAAGACCAGCTACCACAGACTACTCTGGTGAATTGAgtcgctcctcttcctcccaacTCGACCCTTCTCCCGGCTCGTCTCGCTCCTTCGCACCAGGTggtggtgcagcagcagcagcagcagcagcaggaggaggaggagtgggaggaggaccTGCCGCCCGGGACAAACCACAGGTCAAAA AAATCGCCCCCATGATGGCCAAAACTATCAAAGCTTTCAAGAACAGATTCTCCCGCCGATAG
- the sfpq gene encoding splicing factor, proline- and glutamine-rich isoform X2, giving the protein MSRFNNNRGGLGMNNFQQRRGGIGPGGPGGPMRGGLMGNPHFRNHPFQNQNQNRRGSNNFNQGLQTPQKPQPNQSLPIIPPPTPGPALTMKGPMQQQQEKPAVATPAAEPPKPTTPVAPPKTEPPVPKPNILASPPPNQPNKDQNQQLKSPIVNTNGQKPPPQPSPKSVPQQAQKPAPHQGHKTGPHQGMRTNPYQGQRMGPPPMRPRQEPEKMTTKNPSVFDGSHEKAFKATLSMLLKPGEKTYTQRCRLFIGNLPNDITEDDFKKLFAKYGEPSEVFINKIKGFGFIRLESRALAEIAKAELDDTPMKSRPLRVRFATHSAALSVKNLSPFVSNELLEEAFSQFGMVERSIVIVDDRGRSTGKGIVEFASKPAARKALDRCNEGVFLLTTSPRPVVVEPLEQFDDEDGLPEKLAQKNPRYQAEREEPPRFARPGTFEYEYSKRWKSLDDMEKQQRQQVEKNMREAREKLESEMEDAFHEHQANLLRQDLLRRQEELRRMEEVHSQEMQKRKEMQIRQEEERRRREEEMIRKREMEEQMRRQREENYRMGNYMDRDREMRMNPGGALGMGGGGGGDMPFGGANQKFPMGFEGQKGMGPAAGGLMGNEMRNERFAQGGPRGMGPGNPGFGRVREEFDGPAKKPRF; this is encoded by the exons ATGTCTCGATTTAACAATAATCGTGGCGGCCTAGGGATGAATAATTTCCAACAACGGAGAGGGGGCATTGGGCCCGGCGGACCCGGCGGGCCGATGCGGGGTGGGCTAATGGGAAACCCACATTTCAGAAACCATCCTTTCCAGAATCAGAACCAAAATCGGAGGGGTTCAAACAACTTCAATCAAGGACTACAGACTCCCCAGAAGCCGCAACCGAACCAGTCGCTGCCAATTATTCCTCCGCCAACTCCTGGTCCGGCTCTCACCATGAAAGGCccgatgcagcagcagcaggagaaacCGGCAGTGGCAACTCCAGCAGCAGAGCCGCCGAAACCGACAACCCCTGTGGCTCCGCCGAAGACTGAGCCACCTGTTCCTAAACCCAACATCCTGGCCTCCCCGCCACCTAACCAGCCGAACAAGGACCAGAACCAGCAGCTGAAGTCACCGATCGTAAATACTAACGGGCAGAAGCCGCCTCCACAACCCAGTCCTAAGTCCGTTCCCCAGCAGGCCCAGAAGCCAGCCCCTCATCAAGGCCATAAGACTGGGCCACACCAAGGCATGAGGACAAACCCATATCAAGGCCAGAGGATGGGGCCGCCGCCAATGAGGCCCAGGCAGGAGCCAgaaaaaatgaccacaaagaaccCATCCGTGTTCGATGGGAGTCACGAAAAG GCGTTCAAGGCAACGCTCTCCATGCTGCTGAAACCCGGTGAGAAGACGTACACGCAGCGCTGTCGCCTGTTCATCGGTAATCTGCCCAACGACATCACAGAGGACGATTTCAAGAAGCTGTTCGCCAAATATGGAGAACCCAGCGAGGTCTTCATCAACAAAATCAAAGGCTTTGGTTTCATCCGATTG GAGTCTCGCGCACTTGCTGAAATCGCAAAAGCCGAGTTGGACGACACACCAATGAAAAGCAGACCCCTGCGCGTCCGGTTTGCCACGCATTCTGCTGCTCTGTCCGTGAAGAATCTGTCTCCGTTCGTGTCCAACGAGCTTCTGGAAGAAGCTTTTTCGCAGTTCGGAATGGTCGAAAGGTCCATTGTCATCGTAGACGACCGCGGCCGCTCCACAGGCAAGGGCATTGTTGAGTTCGCCTCCAAACCTGCGGCCAGAAAGGCCCTAGATCGGTGCAACGAGGGCGTCTTCCTGCTCACCAC GTCACCCCGGCCCGTCGTGGTCGAGCCTCTGGAGCAgtttgatgatgaagatggtctTCCAGAAAAGCTGGCACAGAAGAACCCCAGATATCAAGC AGAGCGTGAGGAACCTCCCCGTTTTGCTCGTCCTGGCACCTTCGAATACGAGTACTCCAAGCGCTGGAAGTCCCTGGATgacatggagaagcagcagaggcagCAGGTGGAGAAGAACATGCGCGAGGCACGTGAGAAGCTGGAGAGCGAGATGGAGGATGCGTTCCACGAGCACCAGGCCAACCTGCTCAGACAAG ATCTGCTTAGGAGACAGGAGGAGCTACGACGCATGGAGGAGGTGCACAGTCAGGAGAtgcagaagaggaaggagatgcAGATCAG ACAAGAGGAAGAGCGCCGCCGGCGGGAAGAAGAAATGATTCgcaagagggagatggaggaacaGATGCGGCGCCAGCGTGAGGAGAACTACAGGATGGGCAACTACATGGAT CGGGACAGAGAAATGAGAATGAATCCCGGTGGAGCTTTGGGCAtgggtggtggcggtggtggtg ATATGCCCTTCGGTGGAGCCAACCAGAAGTTCCCCATGGGCTTTGAGGGGCAGAAGGGCATGGGACCAGCCGCAGGAGGCCTGATGGGCAACGAAATG CGCAACGAGCGCTTCGCCCAGGGCGGTCCTAGGGGAATGGGTCCTGGTAACCCCGGGTTCGGCAGGGTCCGCGAGGAGTTTGACGGTCCTGCTAAGAAACcccgcttttaa